One genomic segment of Deinococcus sp. HSC-46F16 includes these proteins:
- the lysS gene encoding lysine--tRNA ligase produces MSDPAPTPDPRQGLHEQTVSRLNNLQALQEAGFEAHPYSYPRTHHTRDVLAAHPAQALEPGQEWPEETYVLAGRVTLLRHMGKAAFADLQDEFGRLQLHFSKADTGTFDATKKIDLGDIIGVTGFPFVTKTGQLTLRVTSWQPLVKSLHPLPSKFHGLQDEELRARRRYLDLIVNPERREAFRVRSRAIRFIRQFLDARDFMEVEGPTLQVVPGGTEARPFRTHHNALSHDFSLRISLELYLKRLLVGGFERVYEIGRNYRNEGIDRTHNPEFTMLEAYFAYGDYTDMMRLVEEMLHALVTEVRGEPRLTYGGQEIDFSLPFRRLDFVTALRQAAGMDFDPTDLARLREWTDARHPELRKVPDYKLLDKLFGEYVEHTLTNPTFVTDVPLAISPLVKAHRSRPGLAERADLFVAGFELAPIYSELNDPLEQRARFEAQSQRRDAGDDEAHEQDEDFLLALEYGMPPAAGMGMGMDRLAMLLTDSDSIRDVLLFPLLRPEGTGGAKVDGEDTAPQGSAT; encoded by the coding sequence ATGTCGGACCCCGCCCCCACCCCGGACCCCCGCCAGGGCCTGCACGAACAGACCGTCAGCCGCCTGAACAACCTCCAGGCCCTGCAAGAGGCGGGCTTCGAGGCCCACCCCTACAGCTACCCCCGCACCCACCACACCCGCGACGTGCTGGCCGCGCACCCTGCCCAGGCGCTGGAACCGGGGCAGGAGTGGCCGGAGGAGACGTACGTGCTGGCAGGCCGCGTGACCCTGCTGCGCCATATGGGCAAGGCGGCCTTCGCGGACCTGCAAGACGAGTTCGGGCGCTTGCAACTGCATTTTTCCAAGGCCGACACCGGGACCTTCGACGCGACGAAGAAGATTGACCTCGGGGACATCATCGGCGTCACGGGCTTTCCCTTCGTCACGAAGACCGGGCAGCTCACCCTGCGCGTGACCTCCTGGCAGCCCCTCGTCAAGAGCCTGCACCCCCTCCCCAGCAAGTTCCACGGCCTGCAAGACGAGGAACTGCGGGCGCGGCGGCGCTACCTCGACCTGATCGTGAACCCCGAGCGGCGGGAGGCCTTCCGGGTGCGCTCGCGGGCGATCCGTTTCATCCGGCAGTTTCTGGACGCGCGGGACTTCATGGAGGTCGAAGGCCCCACCCTTCAGGTCGTCCCCGGCGGCACCGAGGCCCGGCCCTTCCGCACCCACCACAACGCGCTCTCGCACGATTTCAGCCTGCGCATCAGCCTGGAGCTGTACCTCAAGCGGCTGCTGGTCGGCGGGTTCGAGCGGGTCTACGAGATCGGGCGCAACTACCGCAACGAGGGCATCGACCGCACCCACAACCCCGAATTCACCATGCTGGAGGCGTATTTCGCCTACGGGGACTACACGGACATGATGCGGCTGGTCGAGGAGATGCTGCATGCCCTCGTCACCGAGGTCAGGGGCGAACCCCGCCTGACCTACGGGGGCCAAGAGATCGACTTCAGCCTGCCCTTCCGGCGGCTGGATTTCGTGACGGCGCTTCGGCAGGCGGCCGGGATGGACTTCGACCCCACCGACCTCGCCCGCCTGCGCGAGTGGACCGACGCCCGGCATCCCGAGCTGCGCAAGGTCCCCGACTACAAGCTGCTCGACAAGCTGTTCGGGGAATACGTCGAGCACACGCTGACCAACCCCACCTTCGTGACCGACGTGCCGCTGGCGATCAGCCCGCTCGTCAAGGCGCACCGCTCGCGCCCCGGCCTCGCGGAACGGGCGGACCTGTTCGTGGCGGGCTTCGAACTCGCGCCGATCTACTCCGAACTCAACGATCCCCTCGAGCAGCGTGCCCGCTTCGAGGCGCAGTCGCAGAGGCGGGATGCCGGGGACGACGAAGCCCACGAGCAGGACGAGGATTTCCTGCTCGCGCTGGAATACGGGATGCCCCCCGCCGCCGGAATGGGGATGGGCATGGACCGCCTCGCCATGCTGCTCACCGACTCGGACTCCATCCGCGACGTGCTGCTGTTTCCGCTGCTGCGGCCGGAGGGCACCGGGGGAGCGAAGGTGGACGGGGAGGACACGGCCCCGCAGGGCTCAGCGACCTGA
- a CDS encoding ROK family transcriptional regulator — MPLSSHSFTPLDLAAIRARHTLLLLGRLWEGDRARVDLARELGLSRSAISSIVAELIEAGLVEEAGQRGGGQVGRRATLLALRARAAGLLAVDLGASHLRVELLDLRCEPLAGREVAHDVLAGPGATYARLADLAAEVLREAGMPRERVAGVGAGVPGPVDHATGRVVAPPNMPGWDGEDVRAGLERALGLPAWVDNDANLGALAETRFGRHRGARDLIYVKVATGIGAGVLLGGRLHRGVRGGAGEIGHISINEQGPVGRSGNPGSLESYAAARVLLDTAEARRAAGAVTTLPQPLTLAALIAAANGDPLAREVWTGAGHHLGVAISTALNLFNPAAVVLGGRLSQAGDVLLRAVRESALRRTMPVNADPTCIDLGTLGDRTGVLGAGAMLLDQLLTPAGLRHLYRVAAWGRGPPAAPLLPSSLAFPAPGGFP; from the coding sequence GTGCCGTTGTCCAGTCATTCCTTCACGCCTCTCGATCTGGCGGCCATCCGGGCGCGGCACACGCTGCTGCTGCTGGGAAGGCTGTGGGAGGGGGACCGGGCGCGGGTGGACCTCGCGCGGGAGCTGGGGCTGTCGCGCAGCGCAATCAGCTCCATCGTGGCGGAACTGATCGAGGCCGGGCTGGTCGAGGAAGCCGGGCAGCGCGGGGGCGGGCAGGTGGGCCGCCGGGCCACCCTGCTCGCGCTGCGGGCGCGGGCGGCGGGGCTGCTCGCGGTGGACCTTGGCGCCAGCCACCTGCGGGTGGAGCTGCTGGACCTGCGCTGCGAGCCGCTGGCGGGCCGCGAGGTCGCCCACGACGTGCTGGCGGGGCCAGGAGCGACCTACGCGCGGCTGGCTGACCTCGCCGCCGAGGTGCTGCGCGAGGCCGGGATGCCGCGCGAGCGGGTGGCCGGGGTGGGCGCAGGGGTGCCGGGACCGGTCGACCACGCGACCGGGCGGGTGGTGGCCCCGCCCAACATGCCCGGCTGGGACGGCGAGGACGTTCGCGCCGGACTGGAGCGGGCGCTGGGCCTGCCCGCCTGGGTGGACAACGACGCCAACCTCGGCGCCCTGGCCGAGACGCGCTTCGGGCGGCACCGGGGAGCCCGCGACCTGATCTACGTCAAGGTGGCGACCGGCATCGGGGCGGGGGTGCTGCTGGGCGGGCGGCTGCACCGGGGCGTGCGCGGCGGCGCGGGCGAGATCGGCCACATCAGCATCAACGAGCAGGGACCGGTGGGCCGCAGCGGCAACCCCGGCAGCCTGGAAAGCTACGCGGCGGCGCGGGTGCTGCTGGACACCGCCGAGGCCCGCCGGGCGGCGGGGGCCGTGACCACCCTGCCCCAGCCCCTCACCCTGGCCGCCCTGATCGCGGCGGCGAACGGCGACCCCCTCGCCCGCGAGGTCTGGACCGGGGCGGGGCACCACCTCGGGGTGGCGATCAGCACGGCGCTGAACCTCTTCAACCCGGCGGCGGTCGTGCTGGGCGGGCGGCTCTCGCAGGCGGGCGACGTGCTGCTGCGGGCCGTGCGCGAGAGTGCCCTGCGCCGCACCATGCCCGTCAATGCCGACCCCACCTGCATCGACCTGGGCACCCTGGGAGACCGCACCGGAGTGCTGGGCGCCGGGGCGATGCTGCTCGACCAGCTCCTGACCCCGGCGGGGCTGCGTCACCTCTACCGGGTCGCCGCGTGGGGCCGGGGACCGCCCGCCGCGCCGCTGCTGCCCTCGTCCCTCGCATTCCCTGCCCCTGGAGGCTTCCCATGA
- a CDS encoding GreA/GreB family elongation factor codes for MVQAPRQVKLTREGYERLQRTLAQEQARLAEATRILQEQMETSADTEDTGLEDAKREKMGIEARIEELEETLARASIIEDHENDGRVELGAVVTLANETTKKDMRVQVVSAPEATVLGGGLPRISEDSPVGKELMGRKKGEAFVVNLENGKQVKYRVQNIEY; via the coding sequence AGCGCCTTCAGCGCACCCTCGCCCAGGAACAGGCCCGGCTCGCCGAGGCCACCCGCATCCTGCAAGAACAGATGGAGACGAGCGCCGACACCGAGGACACCGGCCTCGAGGACGCCAAGCGCGAGAAGATGGGCATCGAGGCCCGCATCGAGGAACTCGAGGAAACCCTCGCCCGCGCGTCCATCATCGAGGACCACGAAAATGACGGCCGGGTCGAACTCGGCGCGGTCGTGACCCTCGCCAACGAGACGACCAAAAAGGACATGCGCGTGCAGGTCGTCAGCGCTCCCGAGGCCACCGTGCTGGGGGGCGGCCTGCCCCGCATCTCGGAAGACAGCCCGGTCGGCAAGGAGCTGATGGGCCGCAAGAAGGGGGAAGCCTTTGTGGTCAACCTCGAAAACGGCAAGCAGGTCAAGTACCGGGTGCAGAACATCGAATACTGA